From a region of the Mycobacteroides saopaulense genome:
- a CDS encoding flavin-containing monooxygenase encodes MSDMSKDELVDVLIVGAGISGINAAIRLSAAGRSFHIVERRERIGGTWDLFRYPGIRSDSDIYTLSFGYHPWHERNTIADGADIRDYLEHAARDYDVDGHISFSAKVTGADFRTDTDTWSVRVETPAGPTTYRSRFLYLCTGYYNYDDGYTPEFPGVENYTGRLIHPQHWPEDLDCSDKEVTVIGSGATAITLVPSLARAGAKVSMLQRSPSYIYPIARVDSVVDLLRKILPLSAVQHFARIWLGGFNWIMYQVCRKAPGFAKWFLRRRISKLLPADYPVDVHFTPRYNPWDQRVCADTDGDLFEAISNGGVRMVTDTIDSFTPSGIRLGSGEELRSDVVITATGLNLQIFGGIELSVDGSPVDSPNRFIYKGYLIEGVPNAAWSVGYTNASWTLRADLSARAVVRLLDYMEQYGYTHAYPDRHGQELEARPFFNLSSGYVSRGDAHMPRSGTSGPWAIRHNYLLDFVAFHRDRIDENMQFGIAKSKAVSSAA; translated from the coding sequence ATGTCGGACATGTCGAAAGACGAGCTCGTAGACGTCCTCATCGTGGGTGCGGGGATATCGGGCATCAACGCCGCCATCCGGTTGAGCGCGGCGGGCCGCAGCTTCCACATCGTCGAGCGCCGCGAGCGCATCGGCGGAACCTGGGACCTCTTCCGGTACCCGGGGATTCGCTCCGACAGCGACATCTACACGCTTAGCTTCGGCTACCACCCCTGGCATGAACGCAACACCATCGCCGACGGCGCCGATATCCGTGACTATCTGGAGCACGCCGCCCGGGACTATGACGTCGACGGGCACATCAGCTTCTCGGCGAAGGTCACCGGCGCGGACTTCCGAACCGACACCGATACCTGGTCGGTTCGCGTCGAGACCCCGGCCGGCCCCACCACCTACCGCAGCCGGTTCCTGTACCTGTGCACCGGCTATTACAACTATGACGACGGCTACACCCCCGAGTTCCCGGGGGTCGAAAACTACACCGGGCGACTGATCCACCCCCAGCACTGGCCGGAAGACCTGGATTGCTCCGACAAGGAAGTGACGGTTATCGGCAGCGGCGCGACGGCCATCACCTTGGTGCCCTCGTTGGCGCGCGCCGGGGCCAAGGTGAGCATGCTGCAGCGCTCACCGAGCTACATCTACCCGATCGCCCGTGTCGACTCGGTGGTGGACCTATTGCGAAAAATACTTCCGCTCAGTGCTGTTCAGCACTTCGCGCGTATCTGGCTGGGCGGTTTCAACTGGATCATGTACCAGGTGTGCCGCAAGGCGCCCGGCTTTGCCAAATGGTTCCTCAGGCGCCGGATCTCCAAGCTGCTGCCGGCGGACTATCCGGTCGACGTGCATTTCACCCCGCGCTACAACCCCTGGGATCAACGCGTGTGCGCCGACACCGACGGCGACCTCTTCGAGGCGATCAGCAACGGCGGCGTTCGGATGGTCACCGACACCATCGACTCATTCACCCCGTCCGGCATCAGACTGGGTTCCGGTGAGGAACTGCGCTCCGATGTGGTCATCACCGCAACGGGATTGAATCTGCAGATCTTCGGCGGCATCGAGCTGAGTGTAGACGGCTCCCCTGTCGATTCCCCAAATCGATTCATCTACAAGGGATACCTGATCGAGGGCGTGCCGAATGCGGCATGGAGCGTCGGGTACACCAACGCGTCGTGGACGTTGCGCGCCGACCTGAGCGCGCGAGCCGTGGTGCGGCTTCTGGACTACATGGAGCAGTATGGATACACCCACGCGTATCCGGACCGGCACGGACAAGAGCTCGAAGCGCGCCCGTTCTTCAATCTGTCGTCGGGATACGTGAGCCGTGGTGATGCGCATATGCCACGGTCCGGGACATCCGGGCCATGGGCCATCCGGCACAACTATCTACTGGATTTCGTTGCGTTCCATCGCGATCGGATTGACGAAAACATGCAGTTCGGTATCGCCAAGTCGAAGGCCGTGTCCTCGGCTGCGTGA
- a CDS encoding VOC family protein: MPRETPTAAWVVLTPRVGSGPNLSLDKHRSVPQLPPRIHLDLYTSDQPREIERLIGLGAMPVDWPRPTGADFVTLEDPEGNRFDVVQFP; encoded by the coding sequence GTGCCGCGAGAGACTCCCACCGCGGCCTGGGTTGTGCTGACTCCGCGGGTGGGCTCGGGGCCCAATCTCTCATTGGACAAACACCGTTCGGTTCCGCAGTTGCCGCCGCGCATTCATCTTGATCTCTACACGAGCGATCAGCCGCGGGAGATTGAGCGGCTCATCGGGCTCGGTGCGATGCCAGTGGACTGGCCGCGTCCGACAGGGGCCGACTTTGTCACGCTTGAAGATCCTGAGGGGAACCGATTCGACGTCGTGCAGTTCCCTTAG
- a CDS encoding LppU/SCO3897 family protein gives MQSSPPSATVPATASAQQDSTDFSSIPGQFPSPASLTANGEREAPVGGCVNLSGPAVNAVLTIVDCGSQQYTYRIVQRVNRSRECGDADHSYYRNSKESGQYTACLDLAWDKGACLNLGRPVTKVSCDDPSAREKYKPIKVVVNTTVVDACPNGGYAHPQRRFTVCTQRQP, from the coding sequence ATGCAGTCTTCTCCACCGTCAGCGACGGTTCCTGCGACGGCGTCCGCTCAGCAGGATTCGACGGACTTCTCCAGCATTCCGGGGCAGTTTCCGTCGCCTGCTTCGTTGACAGCTAATGGTGAGCGAGAGGCTCCGGTGGGTGGGTGTGTGAATCTGTCTGGGCCTGCTGTCAATGCAGTTCTGACGATCGTTGATTGCGGGTCGCAGCAGTACACGTACCGCATCGTGCAGCGTGTGAACAGATCCCGTGAGTGCGGAGACGCCGATCACTCCTATTACCGCAACTCGAAGGAATCCGGGCAGTACACCGCCTGCCTTGACCTTGCATGGGACAAGGGCGCATGCCTAAACCTGGGCCGCCCTGTCACGAAGGTCTCCTGTGACGATCCCAGCGCGCGTGAGAAGTACAAGCCGATCAAGGTAGTTGTTAACACCACTGTGGTCGACGCCTGCCCGAATGGCGGGTACGCCCACCCGCAACGCCGTTTCACGGTGTGTACGCAGCGTCAACCCTAA
- a CDS encoding FAD-dependent oxidoreductase, producing MTHVLQTQVCVAGGGPAGLVHALLLARAGINVVVLEKHADFLRDFRGDTVHPTTMRIMDDIGFIDDFLRLPHQKVDHIAFDGDGQMRTFGDFRALKWLGYHQPYIAFMPQWDFLDFLAEQAEKYPEFTLIRRAAVTDLIMEGDRVAGVRTPELEVRADLVVAADGRTSAVRAASGLETAHESSPMDVLWFRLNRRPGDPEETFAVLRRGLLLAMIHRGDYWQVAHLMPKGAGPQNGSLDAFKKRLVTARPQLREHVNDLRSWDDTSHLDVRVDRLKTWWRPGLLCIGDAAHAMSPAGGVGINLAVADAVAAANTLVEPLRAGHVADTDLAAVQRRRELPTRVVQAFQVFVQDNLIKPVLTGDLSPITLPFFVGRGPLKFLPPIAVGRGLRPERVHTPDVH from the coding sequence ATGACGCACGTTCTGCAGACGCAAGTATGTGTCGCCGGTGGAGGGCCCGCGGGTCTGGTGCACGCTCTGCTGCTGGCCAGGGCCGGGATCAACGTTGTCGTCCTGGAAAAGCACGCCGACTTCTTGCGTGACTTTCGTGGGGACACAGTGCATCCCACCACCATGCGGATCATGGACGACATCGGGTTCATCGACGATTTCCTTCGACTACCCCACCAGAAGGTCGACCACATCGCCTTCGACGGCGACGGCCAGATGCGTACATTCGGTGACTTTCGCGCGCTCAAATGGCTGGGATACCACCAGCCGTACATCGCCTTCATGCCGCAGTGGGATTTCCTCGACTTTCTTGCCGAACAGGCCGAGAAATACCCGGAATTCACCCTCATCCGCCGCGCGGCGGTAACCGATTTGATCATGGAGGGTGATCGGGTGGCCGGGGTACGGACACCCGAACTGGAAGTGCGGGCAGACCTGGTGGTAGCGGCGGACGGACGCACTTCCGCAGTGCGGGCCGCTTCAGGACTTGAAACGGCACATGAAAGCTCGCCGATGGATGTCCTCTGGTTCCGGCTGAATCGCCGGCCCGGAGATCCCGAGGAGACGTTTGCGGTGCTGCGCAGAGGACTGCTGCTGGCGATGATTCATCGCGGTGACTACTGGCAGGTGGCCCACCTCATGCCGAAGGGAGCCGGACCGCAGAACGGCTCCCTGGATGCGTTCAAGAAGCGCCTGGTCACGGCGCGTCCTCAGCTGCGCGAGCATGTGAACGATCTGCGCTCCTGGGATGACACCAGCCACCTGGATGTCCGCGTCGATCGTCTCAAAACCTGGTGGCGGCCCGGACTGCTGTGCATCGGCGATGCTGCACACGCCATGTCACCCGCGGGCGGAGTCGGTATCAACTTGGCCGTCGCCGACGCGGTGGCAGCCGCGAACACCCTCGTGGAACCGCTGCGCGCGGGTCACGTCGCCGACACCGACCTCGCCGCGGTGCAGCGCCGACGCGAACTGCCGACCAGAGTGGTACAGGCGTTCCAAGTATTCGTGCAAGACAACCTGATCAAACCTGTCCTCACCGGCGACCTGTCCCCCATCACATTGCCGTTTTTCGTCGGCCGAGGACCGCTCAAGTTCCTCCCTCCGATCGCCGTCGGCAGGGGGCTGCGTCCAGAGCGTGTGCACACACCGGACGTGCACTAG